One window of the candidate division WOR-3 bacterium genome contains the following:
- the rpsO gene encoding 30S ribosomal protein S15 has protein sequence MALIKEKKQELINAFKRHPKDTGSPEVQIAILSERIKILTEHLKKFPKDKHSRQGLIKMVNDRRRHLNYLLRKDKARYIKVVEALGLRR, from the coding sequence ATGGCTTTGATTAAAGAGAAGAAGCAGGAACTTATCAATGCCTTTAAAAGGCATCCCAAGGATACCGGTTCACCTGAGGTGCAGATTGCAATCCTCAGTGAACGGATAAAGATTCTTACCGAGCACTTAAAGAAGTTTCCTAAAGATAAGCATTCCCGGCAAGGATTGATTAAGATGGTAAATGACCGTCGACGCCATCTTAATTATCTCTTGCGGAAGGACAAAGCCCGGTATATAAAAGTCGTTGAAGCCCTTGGTTTGAGAAGGTAA
- a CDS encoding polyribonucleotide nucleotidyltransferase — protein MYSVELKVGEKNLRLESGRVARQSAGEVIVSYGDTVVLVCVNYSPEVDETVDFLPLTVEYRELSFAAGKIPGGFIKREMRPSDNEILSSRLIDRPLRPLFPPEFRNEVQIIAYLLSSDVEHDADILGITGAATALLLSEIPFTIPVAGVRVGLLDGKYIINPTLAQQDNCKVNLVIAGTKDAVVMIEGGAREASEDEVIGAIKIGHEECKRIIEIEEKMREAVGKEKIEINGPFVSEELANEIKEKVGNDLQQIFLFREKKARQEAAYELIQNVVEKFADRGIENIELKVKYVVEKMIAERMRRMILEEKKRLDGRGLKDIRNVSCEIGVLPRTHGSALFTRGQTQSLAVTTLGTKSDEQKIDAIYGEETKSFMLHYNFPPFATGEVKPIRGPTRREIGHGALAERAILPVLPSEEAFPYTIRVVSNILESNGSSSMASVCSASLALMDAGVPIKTAVAGISIGLVKEGDRYELLTDIIGDEDHYGDMDFKVAGTKDGITAIQLDLKIQGVDIEILNQALQQAREARENILKIMSSTISSPRSSLSKYAPKILAFSIPKEKIGDVIGPGGKVIRRIIGDSDLKIDITDDGKVTIAGSDPERVNKAKTEILGIVQEAEVGKIYIGKVTRITNFGAFVEILPGKEGLLHISKLSRHRVRRVEDVVKPGDEVIVRVYEIDEMGRINLMRVGEDWRRR, from the coding sequence TTGTATTCGGTCGAACTAAAAGTTGGTGAAAAAAACCTCCGACTGGAGAGCGGACGGGTTGCGCGCCAGTCTGCTGGTGAGGTTATCGTTTCTTACGGCGATACCGTAGTTCTGGTCTGCGTTAATTACAGCCCCGAGGTAGACGAGACCGTCGACTTCCTTCCTTTGACTGTCGAATACCGGGAACTCTCCTTTGCTGCAGGAAAGATCCCAGGTGGTTTTATAAAAAGGGAGATGCGGCCTTCTGATAACGAAATACTCTCCTCCCGGCTTATCGACCGGCCGCTCCGGCCACTCTTTCCGCCTGAATTCAGAAATGAAGTTCAGATCATTGCTTATCTTTTATCATCCGATGTAGAGCATGATGCCGACATCTTGGGTATCACGGGTGCGGCTACTGCGCTTCTGCTTTCAGAAATTCCCTTTACCATCCCGGTGGCAGGAGTAAGGGTAGGACTACTTGATGGAAAATATATAATCAATCCGACCCTTGCCCAGCAGGATAATTGTAAAGTTAATCTCGTCATCGCCGGGACTAAGGATGCTGTGGTGATGATTGAAGGTGGGGCCCGGGAGGCAAGTGAAGACGAAGTGATCGGAGCGATCAAAATCGGCCATGAGGAATGCAAAAGGATAATTGAGATTGAAGAAAAGATGCGCGAGGCAGTAGGCAAGGAGAAGATTGAGATAAACGGACCTTTTGTCAGTGAAGAACTGGCGAACGAGATCAAAGAAAAAGTAGGTAATGATCTCCAGCAGATATTTCTTTTCCGGGAAAAGAAGGCACGTCAGGAAGCTGCCTATGAGTTGATTCAAAATGTCGTGGAGAAGTTTGCGGACCGGGGGATTGAAAATATTGAATTGAAGGTGAAATATGTGGTGGAGAAGATGATTGCTGAGAGGATGCGACGGATGATTCTGGAAGAAAAAAAGCGTCTGGATGGTCGGGGTTTGAAGGATATCCGGAATGTTTCCTGCGAAATCGGCGTGCTGCCCCGAACCCATGGTTCAGCACTGTTCACCCGTGGTCAAACCCAGAGCCTTGCGGTTACGACCTTGGGTACAAAGAGCGACGAACAGAAGATAGATGCGATCTATGGGGAAGAGACAAAATCTTTTATGCTTCATTATAATTTTCCACCATTTGCCACCGGTGAAGTGAAACCCATTCGGGGACCAACGCGGAGGGAGATTGGGCATGGGGCACTCGCAGAAAGGGCCATCCTACCGGTTCTTCCCTCTGAAGAAGCCTTCCCCTATACAATCCGGGTTGTATCAAATATCCTTGAATCCAACGGTTCTTCTTCCATGGCGAGTGTCTGTAGTGCCTCCTTGGCCTTGATGGATGCAGGGGTACCGATAAAGACCGCGGTTGCTGGGATATCAATCGGCCTGGTCAAAGAGGGTGATAGATACGAATTGCTGACCGATATCATTGGTGACGAAGACCATTATGGAGATATGGATTTTAAAGTTGCGGGTACCAAAGATGGTATCACTGCAATTCAACTCGATCTCAAGATTCAGGGTGTGGATATCGAAATATTAAATCAGGCGCTCCAGCAGGCCCGGGAAGCCCGCGAAAACATTTTGAAGATTATGAGCAGCACCATCAGTTCCCCCCGTTCCAGTCTCTCCAAATATGCACCCAAGATCCTGGCATTTTCTATTCCCAAAGAAAAAATCGGTGATGTGATTGGACCGGGCGGTAAGGTGATAAGGCGGATCATCGGCGATTCGGATTTGAAGATTGATATCACCGATGATGGCAAGGTTACGATTGCCGGAAGCGACCCAGAACGGGTCAATAAAGCCAAGACCGAAATCCTTGGAATAGTCCAGGAAGCAGAGGTGGGGAAGATTTACATCGGCAAGGTTACTCGTATTACCAATTTTGGTGCCTTTGTAGAGATACTCCCAGGAAAGGAAGGGTTGTTACATATTTCCAAACTCAGCCGCCACCGGGTGCGCCGAGTTGAAGATGTAGTAAAGCCCGGTGATGAGGTGATTGTGCGGGTCTATGAAATCGATGAGATGGGGCGCATAAATTTAATGCGTGTAGGTGAGGATTGGCGACGACGTTAA
- a CDS encoding pitrilysin family protein: protein MATTLKNSVIIQEISPNIKVVGEMLNQYYSFALGLFITGGARDEKKEDNGITHFIEHMLFKGTNRRSALDIVRMIEGLGGSFDAFTTKESLVIVTRFLSEHLLKVFDLICEILFESKFQSEEFQKEKGVITEEIKSNNEDPAEYIYDLLFEAVFKDHPMALPIAGTIESVSNLELAHTQSYYTKLLSYQMTIAISGNFNLQDLITFAQKRFKPGRMEDLGRVPPGTYQPNHLFQTRKDITQVHLCLGIPAVAYASALRHPLLIISTMLGGGMSSRLFQGLREEKGLVYDVHSFIDFYSDCGILGFYLSTDRKNLPEVTKQIKNIFDDLQNKGFTTEEIEIAKTYITGNLLMGLENSTNRMLRLGREFSYLQKVTPVEETVRKINAISKEEINRLVGDYLALNNYSVVAIGPIEEKSFQEIVNDLRE, encoded by the coding sequence TTGGCGACGACGTTAAAAAATTCAGTAATCATCCAGGAAATTAGTCCTAATATCAAAGTTGTTGGAGAGATGTTAAATCAGTATTATTCCTTCGCCCTGGGATTGTTCATCACTGGTGGGGCACGGGATGAAAAAAAAGAAGATAATGGCATTACTCATTTTATTGAACATATGCTTTTTAAGGGGACCAACCGGCGTTCGGCATTGGACATCGTCCGGATGATAGAAGGACTGGGTGGTTCTTTTGATGCCTTCACGACGAAGGAGAGTCTGGTGATTGTGACGCGTTTTTTATCCGAGCATCTCCTCAAGGTCTTTGACCTGATTTGTGAGATTCTTTTTGAATCAAAATTCCAGAGCGAAGAATTTCAGAAAGAAAAAGGTGTGATCACCGAAGAGATAAAATCCAATAATGAGGATCCGGCGGAGTATATTTATGACCTATTATTTGAAGCCGTATTCAAAGACCACCCGATGGCTCTGCCGATAGCCGGGACTATAGAATCGGTTTCAAATTTAGAATTAGCTCATACCCAGTCATATTACACTAAATTGCTTAGTTATCAAATGACGATTGCGATAAGTGGCAATTTCAACCTCCAGGATTTGATAACCTTTGCCCAGAAAAGGTTCAAACCCGGCCGTATGGAGGATTTGGGTCGGGTGCCTCCTGGTACCTATCAGCCTAATCATCTCTTCCAGACACGTAAAGATATCACTCAAGTTCATCTTTGTCTGGGGATACCAGCAGTTGCTTATGCTTCAGCGCTCAGGCATCCGCTTTTGATCATCAGCACCATGCTCGGTGGAGGTATGTCTTCCCGACTCTTTCAAGGACTTAGAGAAGAGAAGGGGCTTGTTTACGATGTTCATTCCTTTATTGATTTCTACAGCGACTGCGGGATACTCGGGTTTTATCTCAGCACCGATAGGAAAAATCTTCCAGAGGTGACGAAGCAAATCAAAAATATATTTGATGATCTTCAGAATAAAGGTTTCACCACCGAAGAGATTGAAATTGCCAAGACTTATATTACCGGCAATCTCCTCATGGGACTGGAGAATTCCACGAACCGGATGTTGCGCCTCGGCCGGGAATTTTCTTATCTCCAAAAAGTAACACCGGTTGAAGAGACCGTAAGAAAAATTAATGCAATTTCAAAGGAAGAGATAAATCGTTTAGTTGGTGATTATTTAGCATTGAATAATTATTCAGTCGTGGCAATCGGCCCAATAGAAGAAAAATCATTTCAGGAGATTGTTAACGACTTAAGGGAGTGA